One genomic segment of Natrononativus amylolyticus includes these proteins:
- a CDS encoding asparagine synthase C-terminal domain-containing protein: protein MRAVDVHCADDWVTVGSAHVSTPHDASEVAKRLDGVAGVAEVRAFATELRHPFALIVVADDAVHCVTDHLRSIPIYYSVRNDRVRVGDAVQNLGVDRSGSTATVQSQAEFLATGYVHDDRTLCPTVEQTRAATVTTVDRRTGEVSTTPSYEYTVDPVDRGDAELRSELVATLDTVVERLIREADGRQLVVPLSGGYDSRLLLLLLVKHGYENVLTYSHGRPGNAEATTARAVAENLSVPWRFVDYRPADWRSLVRSAEYQRYFSRAFNDDRLPGIVHMNWLAVRRLTRNDVVDDDCLFLPGHTAATMAEHLTGAYESRERIPRDRVVDDLFEMNVWLWDLDDELTTMFRSQLSERLSVDGERLTPTEAATAYERWEWLERESKWIHADLDVYRHFDVEYRVPFWDRTFVDFWQTVPLASRIDKRLLRAYTDELYVRYGGVDPSEATATELDSVVRRGYYALRDTPVFDLIRPLNSYLRYRKDPSGWPVALPESTFARIYTGTENRHSFFTLEALGLLDFASGDVTMAPIGGTLGREFVDRSRTAADRTAKWRLDGSR, encoded by the coding sequence CCGCGCGTTCGCGACGGAACTGCGACATCCGTTCGCACTGATCGTCGTCGCTGACGACGCCGTCCACTGTGTGACCGACCACCTGCGGTCGATCCCGATTTACTACAGTGTTCGCAACGACCGTGTTCGAGTAGGTGACGCCGTTCAGAACCTCGGCGTCGATCGGTCGGGTTCGACCGCGACGGTGCAAAGCCAGGCTGAGTTTCTCGCAACCGGATACGTTCACGACGACCGAACGCTGTGTCCGACCGTCGAGCAGACTCGAGCGGCGACCGTTACGACCGTCGATCGACGGACCGGTGAGGTGTCCACGACCCCGTCCTACGAGTATACGGTCGACCCGGTCGATCGAGGGGACGCCGAACTTCGGTCGGAGCTCGTCGCGACTCTCGATACCGTCGTCGAGCGGCTGATTCGAGAGGCCGACGGGCGACAGCTCGTCGTTCCGCTCAGCGGCGGCTACGACTCCCGACTGCTCCTCTTGTTGCTGGTGAAACACGGCTACGAGAACGTCCTCACGTACTCTCACGGCCGGCCCGGAAACGCCGAAGCGACGACCGCTCGAGCGGTCGCCGAGAACCTCTCCGTTCCGTGGCGCTTCGTCGACTACCGGCCGGCGGACTGGCGTTCGCTCGTCCGCTCCGCAGAGTACCAGCGGTACTTCTCGAGAGCGTTCAACGACGACCGACTGCCGGGGATCGTTCACATGAACTGGCTGGCCGTGCGGCGGCTCACGCGAAACGACGTCGTCGACGACGATTGCCTCTTCCTTCCGGGTCACACCGCCGCCACGATGGCTGAACACCTCACGGGGGCGTACGAATCCCGCGAGCGGATTCCCCGAGATCGGGTCGTCGATGACCTCTTCGAGATGAACGTCTGGCTGTGGGATCTCGACGACGAGCTGACGACGATGTTCAGATCGCAGCTGAGCGAACGACTCTCCGTCGACGGAGAACGGCTGACCCCGACCGAGGCGGCGACCGCCTACGAGCGCTGGGAGTGGCTCGAGCGAGAGTCGAAGTGGATCCATGCTGACCTCGACGTCTACCGCCACTTCGACGTCGAGTACCGGGTTCCGTTCTGGGATCGAACGTTCGTCGACTTCTGGCAGACGGTGCCCCTTGCATCGCGCATCGACAAGCGACTCCTCCGGGCGTACACGGACGAACTCTACGTGAGATACGGCGGCGTCGATCCCTCCGAGGCGACCGCCACGGAACTCGACTCGGTCGTTCGACGCGGATATTACGCGCTCAGGGACACCCCGGTGTTCGACCTTATCCGACCGCTCAACAGCTACCTCCGCTACCGAAAAGACCCGTCCGGGTGGCCGGTCGCTCTCCCGGAGTCGACGTTCGCGAGGATCTACACCGGGACCGAGAACCGCCACTCGTTTTTCACCCTCGAGGCGCTGGGGCTCCTCGATTTCGCCAGCGGCGACGTGACGATGGCTCCCATCGGCGGCACGCTCGGGCGGGAATTCGTCGACCGGAGCCGTACCGCAGCCGATCGAACCGCGAAGTGGCGACTCGACGGGAGCCGGTGA
- a CDS encoding AAA family ATPase, whose product MNAHVELVGLPGSGKSTLSAMVRDAAARRDEAVYDDREAYTTAVLRAYLPRPAARFGKRVPPRAVRALSRWSGWRADTQLAFQTNYPRSHERTSELITEYATSRNRYNWLVKKTLELEAHYQSAQRRLRPTESVLFDEGFVHCGLSLTCPPRPRKPVSNADLESYLEAIPLPETCLFVTAPIDVCKRRMDRREKGRPGQYSHLADSEFDRFLERTDRTMETIRSILEETEVTVVEFDTGTELTETKRAVDEFVDSEVCDR is encoded by the coding sequence ATGAACGCTCACGTCGAACTCGTCGGTCTACCCGGAAGCGGAAAATCGACGCTGTCAGCGATGGTCCGAGACGCGGCTGCCCGCAGGGACGAAGCGGTGTACGACGACCGGGAAGCGTACACGACAGCGGTTCTGCGAGCGTACCTGCCGCGTCCAGCCGCCCGGTTCGGAAAACGCGTTCCACCTCGAGCGGTTCGGGCGCTCTCTCGGTGGAGCGGGTGGCGCGCGGATACGCAACTCGCGTTCCAGACGAACTATCCGCGGTCACACGAGCGTACGAGCGAGTTGATAACCGAGTACGCTACCAGCCGGAACCGGTACAACTGGCTGGTCAAAAAGACGCTCGAGCTCGAGGCCCACTACCAGAGCGCCCAACGGCGACTCCGCCCGACCGAATCCGTACTCTTCGACGAGGGGTTCGTACACTGCGGACTCTCGCTCACCTGTCCGCCACGCCCCCGAAAACCCGTCTCGAACGCCGATCTCGAGTCGTACCTCGAGGCGATTCCCCTCCCGGAGACGTGCCTCTTCGTCACCGCCCCGATCGACGTTTGCAAACGGCGTATGGATCGGCGGGAGAAGGGCCGCCCGGGACAGTACAGCCACCTCGCCGACTCCGAGTTCGATCGGTTTCTCGAGCGAACCGACCGAACGATGGAGACGATTCGCTCGATTCTCGAGGAGACGGAGGTGACCGTCGTCGAGTTCGACACGGGTACCGAGTTGACGGAGACGAAACGGGCCGTCGACGAGTTCGTCGACTCAGAGGTGTGCGACCGGTGA
- a CDS encoding flippase has protein sequence MGVEERIVSGFKAEFAMQVIKILAGGLLIVVLARLLTAEQYGILHLTIYLCSIVVLLSNLGIPRAGARYITEYEEKDPGQIPNILKTALGINAITVGVGLTLLFLFRGQIAVWFGEPALETLLLLGILYVIFENAMELCRRFLQGFKRVEWSASLPGVFTITKFVAAISLVVLGYSVAGALLGYVVGLAVASLVGAVMLYSTAREYTAAPIEPGLRRRLFEYSLPLTVTSSSNILMKRVDIVLLGFFLTPVAVGYYTVSKQLISFASNPSSSLGFSISPHYSSEYSAGDVSRAAELYKGALRSMFVLYVPAVVGLILVAEPTVRYIFGAEYMGAVPIVQVLSIYLLADSITNVTGSGLDYLGKAKFRGVLKGTMAISNATLGILLIPTIGVLGAAIPTVVTYGIYALGNVYMMCRLLSISHAELLRMIAKIVPLSLLMGAAVYSLLPLVTGLVTLFLVVATAVVAYGLLGVYTNVIDMNQLKKLASSG, from the coding sequence ATGGGCGTTGAGGAGCGGATCGTCTCGGGTTTCAAAGCCGAGTTCGCGATGCAGGTGATCAAGATCCTCGCCGGTGGGCTCCTGATCGTCGTCCTCGCGCGACTGCTGACGGCCGAACAGTACGGGATACTCCACCTGACGATCTACCTCTGTTCGATCGTCGTGTTACTCAGTAACCTCGGGATCCCTCGCGCCGGTGCCCGGTACATAACCGAGTACGAGGAGAAAGATCCCGGCCAGATTCCGAACATCCTCAAAACCGCCCTCGGAATCAACGCGATTACCGTCGGCGTCGGCCTCACGTTGCTGTTTCTGTTCCGCGGCCAGATCGCGGTCTGGTTCGGTGAACCAGCTCTGGAGACGCTGTTGCTTCTCGGGATCCTGTACGTGATCTTCGAGAACGCGATGGAGCTCTGCAGACGGTTTCTCCAGGGGTTCAAGCGCGTCGAGTGGAGCGCGTCGCTTCCGGGCGTATTCACGATCACTAAATTCGTCGCCGCGATCTCGCTCGTCGTGCTCGGCTACAGCGTCGCCGGTGCGTTGCTGGGGTACGTCGTCGGACTGGCGGTCGCGTCGCTCGTCGGAGCCGTCATGCTCTACTCAACCGCTCGAGAGTACACCGCAGCGCCGATCGAACCGGGACTTCGGCGACGGCTGTTCGAGTACAGCCTGCCGCTAACCGTTACCAGTAGCAGCAATATACTGATGAAGCGCGTCGATATCGTCCTTCTCGGCTTCTTCTTGACCCCGGTCGCGGTGGGATACTATACGGTGAGCAAGCAACTCATCAGCTTCGCGTCGAACCCTTCCAGTTCGCTCGGCTTCTCGATTTCGCCCCACTACTCGAGCGAGTACTCCGCCGGGGACGTCTCTCGCGCCGCTGAGCTGTACAAGGGCGCTCTTCGGTCGATGTTCGTGCTGTACGTACCGGCGGTGGTGGGTCTGATCCTCGTCGCGGAGCCGACGGTTCGCTACATCTTCGGTGCGGAGTATATGGGTGCCGTCCCCATCGTTCAGGTGCTGTCGATCTACCTGCTCGCCGACTCGATTACGAACGTGACCGGAAGCGGTCTCGACTACCTGGGCAAAGCCAAGTTTCGGGGTGTGCTGAAGGGGACGATGGCGATTTCGAACGCAACGCTCGGGATTCTGTTGATCCCGACGATCGGTGTTCTCGGGGCCGCGATTCCGACGGTCGTAACGTATGGGATTTACGCGCTCGGGAACGTCTACATGATGTGTCGCCTCCTCTCTATTTCGCACGCGGAGTTGCTCCGTATGATCGCGAAAATCGTCCCGCTTTCGCTTCTGATGGGTGCCGCCGTCTACAGCCTCCTGCCGCTGGTTACCGGGCTCGTCACCCTCTTTCTCGTCGTTGCGACTGCCGTCGTCGCATACGGTCTGCTCGGCGTCTACACGAACGTCATCGATATGAACCAACTCAAGAAACTCGCCAGTAGTGGCTAA
- a CDS encoding glycosyltransferase — translation MSVTVSVVIPVYNDPDGVVETLTSLRKQTYPVADYEVIVVDNDSTDTTRKAAADVADRSENVTVVDETDVQSSYAARNTGVEHAAGSLIAFVDADMTVPPTWLEDLASLFDDRDVDYVGCNVELYVEGAPTITAEYNVATGFPVEYYLTEQRFAPTCCLAVRRAVIDDVGPFDATLVSSGDLEFGQRVAAAGYTQRFARDITVYHPARKRFGELRSKAIRVGRGHEQLYESRGDSRPIADPRNVLPPHPGRFRKRLSGSHSPDRYLAFYLLSYVYKLHLLAGRILERRSRRHPR, via the coding sequence GTGAGCGTCACCGTCTCCGTGGTGATTCCCGTGTACAACGACCCGGACGGGGTCGTAGAGACGCTGACGTCCCTCAGAAAGCAGACGTATCCGGTCGCCGACTACGAAGTGATCGTCGTCGACAACGACTCGACCGATACGACGCGAAAAGCGGCTGCGGACGTCGCAGACCGCTCCGAGAACGTTACCGTCGTCGACGAAACCGACGTCCAGAGCTCGTACGCGGCGCGAAACACCGGGGTAGAACACGCCGCCGGCTCGCTCATCGCGTTCGTCGACGCCGACATGACCGTTCCGCCGACCTGGCTCGAGGATCTCGCGTCTCTGTTCGACGACCGGGACGTCGACTACGTCGGCTGCAACGTCGAACTCTACGTCGAGGGGGCGCCGACGATAACGGCGGAGTACAACGTCGCAACCGGATTTCCCGTCGAGTACTACCTCACGGAGCAACGCTTCGCACCGACCTGCTGTCTCGCCGTCCGCAGGGCAGTCATCGACGACGTCGGTCCGTTCGACGCGACGCTCGTCTCGAGCGGCGACCTGGAGTTCGGCCAGCGGGTCGCCGCCGCCGGCTACACGCAGCGGTTCGCACGCGATATTACGGTGTATCATCCCGCTCGCAAGCGCTTCGGTGAACTCCGGTCGAAGGCGATTCGCGTCGGCCGCGGCCACGAGCAGCTGTACGAGAGCCGCGGCGACTCGCGGCCGATCGCCGATCCCAGAAACGTTCTGCCGCCACATCCAGGGCGGTTCCGAAAGCGGCTCTCGGGGTCGCACTCACCCGACCGGTATCTCGCGTTCTACCTCCTGTCGTACGTCTACAAACTCCACCTGCTCGCGGGGCGGATTCTCGAGCGCCGGTCCCGCCGGCACCCCCGCTGA
- a CDS encoding glycosyltransferase family 2 protein — translation MSSSGGPEASVIIPTHNRPERLVGAVESVAAQTVTPTEVVVVNDGSDVEYGDAVDRLPGETFDLNYIECSSSGGAARARNIGAEAASGSVYMFLDDDDRWRPRKVERQLRILEREPTVGLVYSARVAVDEDGTELYRIDASKEGVLADQILLRNHIGTTSCVAVRAPLFDAVGGFDPSMPALQDWELWIRLCQKTAVGVDPEHTVEWTTHANPGDQMTGEPERYVRAVARLEEKHADRIATLDRRTRRRIRAYRYSAIADKYARAGSARRFPYVARSLAAYPTLTALSRLLPRSSLVRLRSLLS, via the coding sequence ATGTCAAGTTCCGGCGGTCCGGAAGCGTCCGTGATCATCCCGACGCACAATCGTCCGGAACGGCTCGTGGGTGCCGTCGAAAGCGTCGCGGCACAGACCGTGACGCCGACGGAAGTCGTCGTCGTGAACGACGGCTCGGACGTCGAGTACGGCGACGCGGTCGATCGGCTCCCGGGCGAGACGTTCGATCTCAACTACATCGAGTGCTCGAGTTCCGGTGGAGCGGCCAGAGCACGAAACATCGGCGCCGAGGCAGCGAGCGGGTCGGTGTACATGTTCCTCGACGACGACGACCGGTGGCGACCACGGAAGGTAGAACGCCAGCTTCGAATTCTCGAGCGAGAGCCGACCGTCGGTCTCGTCTACTCGGCTCGAGTCGCCGTCGACGAGGACGGAACCGAACTCTATCGGATTGACGCGAGCAAAGAGGGGGTGCTAGCCGATCAGATCCTACTGCGAAACCACATCGGGACGACGTCCTGCGTCGCGGTTCGCGCGCCCCTGTTCGACGCCGTGGGCGGGTTCGATCCGTCGATGCCGGCGCTTCAGGACTGGGAGCTGTGGATTCGACTCTGCCAGAAGACGGCGGTCGGAGTCGATCCCGAACACACCGTCGAGTGGACGACACACGCCAACCCCGGCGACCAGATGACCGGCGAGCCCGAGCGGTACGTCCGCGCGGTCGCTCGCCTCGAGGAGAAGCACGCGGACAGGATCGCCACGCTCGACCGGCGGACGCGTCGACGAATCAGAGCGTATCGCTACAGCGCGATCGCGGACAAGTACGCTCGCGCCGGTTCGGCCAGACGCTTCCCCTACGTCGCTCGCAGCCTCGCGGCGTACCCCACGCTGACCGCCCTCAGTCGTCTGCTCCCCCGATCGTCGCTGGTTCGGCTTCGGTCGCTGCTCTCCTAA